The Anabaena sp. WA102 genome contains a region encoding:
- a CDS encoding acyl carrier protein translates to MNIDDIKEKLREWIAEKGQREANSIKDESNLIKEGIISSLDSLELIMFIESIGGKIGKIRAGVFENINTIYNTFFRE, encoded by the coding sequence ATGAATATTGACGACATCAAAGAAAAGTTACGGGAGTGGATTGCTGAAAAAGGTCAGCGAGAAGCCAACAGTATAAAAGATGAAAGTAACCTGATTAAAGAAGGCATAATTTCATCTTTAGATAGTCTAGAACTGATCATGTTTATTGAAAGTATTGGAGGTAAAATAGGCAAAATTCGTGCGGGTGTTTTTGAAAATATTAACACTATTTACAACACTTTTTTTCGTGAATAA
- a CDS encoding aminoacyl--tRNA ligase-related protein: MGVLENYHWYDNGLSVISGDLLELYQAIDQLFIRWATTEFNAKDHLFSTFIQAQELEKINYFDSFPHLVTFPICLSQEEDNLRRFIEGKPLSLAGEINLTATTPIREILTPAACYHIYVYLQNKNFDSPVYITTVNNCFRRESHYKPLQRQWNFHMREIVCLGNQNVVEQFLENAREKLKNFFKAIGLPIEWDIATDPFFQPESNPKYIAQIVLPTKIEMIFQDLSIGSTNLHRDYFGKNFSISMNGETIHSACVAFGLERWVYAFIQHFGEQKENWPNLHSLII; this comes from the coding sequence ATGGGTGTACTTGAAAACTATCATTGGTATGATAATGGTTTGTCTGTGATTAGTGGTGATTTACTAGAACTATATCAGGCAATTGATCAGCTATTTATCAGATGGGCAACTACAGAATTTAATGCCAAAGACCATCTTTTTTCTACCTTTATTCAGGCTCAAGAGTTAGAAAAAATAAATTACTTTGACTCTTTTCCACACTTGGTTACTTTTCCCATTTGTCTCTCTCAAGAGGAGGATAATTTAAGAAGATTTATAGAAGGTAAACCCCTATCTTTAGCAGGGGAAATTAATTTGACTGCTACCACTCCTATCCGCGAAATTCTCACTCCTGCGGCTTGTTATCACATTTATGTGTACTTGCAGAACAAGAATTTTGATTCACCAGTTTATATTACAACTGTTAATAATTGTTTCCGGAGAGAATCGCATTATAAACCACTCCAGCGCCAATGGAATTTTCATATGCGAGAGATAGTTTGTCTTGGTAATCAAAACGTTGTGGAGCAGTTTCTTGAAAACGCACGGGAGAAACTAAAGAACTTTTTTAAGGCTATAGGATTACCAATAGAATGGGATATAGCAACTGATCCTTTCTTTCAGCCTGAAAGCAATCCTAAATATATTGCCCAAATAGTTTTACCCACAAAAATAGAAATGATTTTTCAGGATCTTTCTATTGGTTCAACCAACCTTCACCGCGATTATTTTGGGAAAAATTTCTCTATTTCCATGAATGGAGAAACAATTCATTCAGCCTGTGTCGCCTTCGGTCTTGAGCGTTGGGTTTATGCGTTTATTCAGCACTTTGGTGAACAGAAAGAAAACTGGCCTAATCTACATTCATTGATCATATAA
- a CDS encoding SDR family oxidoreductase yields MSILITGGNGYLGKCLTKKYLKFTDEKLILLVRAKDQTDLQNKIETLDHEFGFTNGRIAYFPSDISEEQPFTSVDPKSVNSIIHTASITRFDVSQEDANRVNYQGTNKLLQFADNCPNIEKIGLLSTVYSSGLIPGVIKEQLLSDELGFANYYEWSKWEAEKSAIQTFAHLPCFIFRSATIIADDDDGNVTQYNVFHNTLRLVYHGLLTLMPGNSQTPIYLVTGEFVTDAIFKILSLSSTKNQRIFNIAHSQDKSPSLGEIIDIGLAVFNQDEQFVKRRTSKPRYINLETFNIMMRQIQSFGSRSTQLAAGSMQPFAQQLFIAKDIKNAGLMAMLDEYQTPDIQELVIKTCHFLLTTNWGRKFL; encoded by the coding sequence ATGTCCATCCTAATTACAGGTGGTAATGGTTATCTGGGAAAATGTCTGACTAAAAAATATCTCAAATTCACTGATGAAAAGCTGATACTTTTAGTTAGGGCAAAAGATCAGACAGACTTGCAAAATAAAATTGAAACCCTCGACCATGAATTTGGGTTTACTAATGGGAGAATAGCCTATTTTCCCAGCGATATTAGTGAAGAACAACCATTCACATCGGTTGATCCAAAGTCAGTTAATTCGATTATTCACACAGCATCTATTACCCGATTTGATGTCAGCCAAGAAGATGCAAATCGAGTTAATTATCAAGGGACAAATAAACTATTACAGTTTGCTGATAATTGCCCAAACATTGAAAAAATAGGCTTATTAAGCACTGTATACAGTTCTGGTTTAATACCCGGAGTAATTAAAGAACAGCTATTAAGTGATGAGCTAGGCTTTGCCAATTATTATGAATGGTCAAAGTGGGAAGCTGAAAAAAGTGCTATTCAAACCTTTGCTCATCTCCCCTGTTTTATCTTTCGTTCTGCGACGATTATTGCTGACGACGATGATGGTAATGTCACTCAGTACAATGTTTTTCACAACACTTTACGACTGGTTTATCATGGTCTATTAACCTTAATGCCAGGAAACAGTCAGACACCAATTTATTTGGTGACAGGTGAATTTGTCACTGATGCGATTTTTAAAATTCTCTCTCTTTCTTCAACTAAAAACCAGAGAATTTTTAATATTGCACACTCCCAAGATAAATCCCCAAGTTTGGGTGAAATTATAGATATAGGATTAGCAGTTTTTAATCAGGATGAACAGTTTGTAAAGCGGCGAACTAGCAAACCTAGATATATTAATCTAGAAACTTTTAATATCATGATGCGGCAGATCCAATCATTTGGTAGTAGATCAACACAATTAGCCGCTGGTAGTATGCAACCATTCGCTCAACAGCTTTTTATTGCCAAAGATATTAAAAACGCGGGATTAATGGCCATGTTGGATGAATATCAAACTCCTGATATTCAAGAACTGGTGATAAAAACTTGCCATTTTCTATTAACAACTAATTGGGGACGAAAGTTTCTGTAA
- a CDS encoding ferritin-like domain-containing protein produces MTNVQLNENELWLLSFYRHSEIQGALFFGKVAQTIPDGEIQCDITRHFADESQHARYWTDCITQLGYMPLKLNNGYQDKYFKAAGVPHSLMEVLAITQVFEVRAIRQYGLNLQATNIHPIIKETLKKIMEDEKWHLSWVDQALKEMESQYGQENIATTIKKYRHADQIVFEETMREHEDRIQAIISSVN; encoded by the coding sequence ATGACTAATGTACAGTTAAATGAAAATGAACTCTGGTTACTCAGCTTTTATCGTCATTCGGAAATTCAAGGGGCATTGTTTTTTGGCAAAGTAGCACAAACTATTCCTGATGGAGAAATTCAATGTGATATAACTAGACATTTTGCTGATGAAAGCCAGCACGCTCGATATTGGACAGACTGTATAACCCAACTTGGTTATATGCCTCTAAAGCTGAATAATGGATACCAAGACAAGTATTTTAAAGCTGCTGGTGTTCCCCATTCTCTGATGGAAGTTTTAGCCATAACCCAAGTATTTGAAGTCCGTGCTATTCGACAATATGGACTTAACTTGCAAGCTACCAATATTCATCCGATTATAAAGGAAACACTGAAAAAGATCATGGAGGATGAAAAATGGCATCTTAGCTGGGTAGATCAAGCGCTTAAAGAAATGGAATCACAATATGGTCAAGAAAATATTGCCACTACAATCAAAAAATATCGGCACGCTGATCAAATAGTGTTTGAAGAAACTATGAGAGAACATGAAGATAGGATTCAGGCTATTATCTCATCAGTTAATTAA
- a CDS encoding acyl carrier protein, with amino-acid sequence MVTREEVKTILAQTLSMSSAELADETPLEGGEIESLSYVEMLLAIESQYGITASDDELESVKDIGNLSQLIVDKIYASHQQDTFIS; translated from the coding sequence ATGGTTACTAGAGAAGAAGTAAAGACAATCCTGGCGCAAACTTTAAGTATGTCATCGGCTGAATTAGCAGATGAAACTCCTTTAGAAGGTGGTGAAATAGAATCTCTTTCTTATGTTGAGATGCTATTAGCGATAGAATCTCAATATGGAATTACCGCTTCAGATGATGAACTAGAAAGTGTGAAAGATATTGGTAATTTGAGTCAGTTAATTGTGGACAAAATATATGCGAGTCATCAACAAGATACCTTTATTTCCTAA
- a CDS encoding HlyD family efflux transporter periplasmic adaptor subunit has product MRVINKIPLFPNSKFKIWNLVILVSVPTVLLLLASGYQVLNYQQKITEHKKTEADISANVITADGYLEPKGEVILISPTFGMERARVEELRVKRGELVKAGDIIAVLDSNSSMVAALENAHSQEQIASAQLELIKAGAKKGEIAAQKAKVLENRAELNGQIATQNAEIGTLEAQLAGEKRTQNESIERIKTELKKAQKDCDRYQSLYLNGAVSISQMESFCLLKDTNQKSLQEAEANLKRIIDSRKEEIKKAQENLNRTRTTVARQLEQSQATLYATAEVRPVNVAIAAAQLKAAKALVKQSRVNLGLTFVRSPIDGQILEIHAKPGELATSGIVEVGDTKNMVALAEVYETDIEKVRLKQKVEIKSSALSESLHGTVNEIGFKVAKKENFNDDPVIAADARVVKVRVLLDEKSSKKSFNLTNLKVDVLIKY; this is encoded by the coding sequence ATGCGAGTCATCAACAAGATACCTTTATTTCCTAACTCTAAATTTAAAATCTGGAATTTGGTAATCTTGGTTTCTGTACCAACTGTATTACTTCTGTTAGCGTCCGGTTATCAAGTATTAAATTATCAGCAAAAAATCACTGAACATAAAAAAACTGAGGCAGATATTTCAGCAAATGTTATTACTGCTGATGGTTATCTGGAACCAAAAGGTGAAGTTATTTTGATTTCACCGACCTTTGGCATGGAACGCGCACGGGTAGAGGAACTACGAGTAAAACGAGGTGAATTGGTAAAAGCTGGGGATATTATTGCTGTTTTAGATAGCAATAGTTCAATGGTGGCTGCTTTGGAAAATGCCCATTCTCAAGAGCAAATTGCTTCAGCACAGCTAGAGTTAATCAAAGCTGGGGCAAAAAAAGGTGAAATCGCCGCCCAAAAAGCAAAAGTTTTAGAAAATCGGGCTGAACTGAATGGACAAATTGCGACACAAAACGCAGAGATAGGTACTTTAGAAGCACAATTAGCAGGTGAAAAAAGAACGCAGAATGAAAGTATTGAACGAATTAAAACAGAGTTGAAAAAAGCGCAAAAAGATTGCGATCGCTATCAATCTCTCTATCTTAATGGAGCAGTTTCTATTTCTCAAATGGAAAGCTTTTGCTTGCTTAAAGATACTAATCAAAAAAGTTTACAAGAAGCAGAGGCTAATTTAAAACGAATTATTGATAGTCGGAAGGAAGAGATTAAAAAAGCTCAAGAAAATCTCAATCGCACTAGAACAACAGTAGCTCGACAGCTTGAGCAGAGTCAAGCCACATTATATGCTACGGCTGAAGTCCGTCCTGTTAATGTAGCAATTGCCGCCGCTCAATTAAAAGCAGCGAAAGCATTAGTTAAACAATCTCGTGTAAATTTGGGATTAACCTTTGTGCGTTCACCAATTGATGGTCAAATTTTGGAAATCCACGCCAAACCTGGAGAATTAGCTACTTCGGGAATTGTCGAAGTTGGAGATACTAAAAACATGGTAGCCCTAGCAGAAGTTTATGAGACAGACATTGAGAAAGTCAGGTTGAAACAAAAGGTAGAAATTAAAAGTTCTGCTCTTTCAGAATCTCTACATGGAACTGTGAATGAGATTGGATTTAAAGTGGCTAAAAAAGAAAATTTCAACGATGATCCTGTGATTGCCGCAGATGCTAGAGTCGTCAAAGTTAGAGTATTACTTGATGAAAAAAGTAGCAAAAAATCCTTCAATCTCACTAATCTTAAGGTCGATGTATTGATTAAATACTAA
- the devC gene encoding ABC transporter permease DevC, which yields MYKYIPLAWIQLTYNKTRFVVAISGIAFATLLMFMQLGFQGALYKTAIDIHENFLADIVLTGPRTENLYDAGLHQTFTKRYLTQALQIEGVDSVAPLYIGFGHWKNPYGDNNHQILIFGFDPDKPCFDLTEINQNSEMLKRKDMILFDRLSKPAYGPIVDKFTQGQEILTEINNQRVKVSGLFSMGGSIFSADGIAIASDLNFSKLMNRPLSKVSSGLIKIKKGSDPDKVLKLLKAKFSGGVKVLSMKSYMELEKNYWKNGSPIGSIFTIGTIMGFIVGLVIVYQVLYSEVADNLEYYATLKAIGYGSKYFFKVIIQQSIILSLLGYIPGFLFSVLLYQAVVIIVRLPTQMEFGRAVIVLFLTTVMCSIAGMIATNKLRDGDPADIF from the coding sequence ATGTACAAGTATATACCCTTAGCCTGGATTCAACTAACATATAATAAAACTCGTTTTGTGGTTGCTATTTCAGGTATTGCCTTTGCAACATTATTAATGTTCATGCAACTAGGTTTTCAGGGTGCGCTTTATAAAACGGCAATAGATATCCATGAGAATTTCCTCGCTGATATAGTTCTCACGGGTCCTAGAACTGAAAACCTTTACGATGCTGGTTTACATCAAACATTTACTAAAAGGTATTTAACACAGGCGTTGCAGATTGAAGGAGTTGATTCTGTTGCACCTCTTTACATTGGATTTGGACATTGGAAAAACCCTTATGGAGATAACAATCACCAAATCCTAATTTTTGGATTTGATCCTGATAAACCTTGTTTTGATTTAACAGAAATTAATCAAAATAGTGAGATGCTCAAGCGTAAAGATATGATTCTTTTTGATCGACTTTCCAAGCCAGCTTATGGACCGATTGTTGATAAATTTACTCAAGGTCAAGAGATTCTGACTGAAATTAACAATCAACGGGTAAAAGTGAGTGGTTTGTTTAGTATGGGTGGTTCAATTTTTTCCGCCGATGGAATTGCTATTGCTAGTGATTTAAATTTCTCCAAATTGATGAACAGACCTTTATCTAAAGTAAGTTCAGGGCTGATAAAAATTAAGAAAGGGTCCGATCCAGACAAGGTGCTTAAGTTACTAAAAGCAAAATTTTCTGGAGGTGTTAAAGTGCTTTCAATGAAAAGCTATATGGAACTAGAAAAGAATTACTGGAAAAATGGTTCTCCTATTGGTTCAATCTTTACCATCGGCACAATTATGGGTTTTATTGTCGGCTTGGTTATTGTTTACCAAGTTCTTTATAGTGAAGTCGCAGACAATTTGGAATATTATGCTACATTAAAAGCTATAGGTTATGGTAGTAAATATTTTTTCAAAGTAATTATTCAGCAGTCTATTATCCTTTCTCTTTTAGGATATATCCCCGGATTTCTTTTTTCTGTACTTCTCTATCAGGCTGTTGTAATTATTGTCAGGTTGCCAACTCAAATGGAGTTTGGGCGTGCTGTTATAGTTTTATTCCTCACAACTGTAATGTGTTCTATTGCTGGGATGATAGCAACTAATAAGTTACGAGATGGAGACCCGGCTGATATTTTTTAG
- a CDS encoding alpha/beta fold hydrolase — protein sequence MNYSRLRNSLGATTPGKSIEVDGINLTYNDEGEGLTIICLHAIGHGAADFQKLQTNLVHNYRVITIDFPSHGNSDDDYQPVSLQRYTNILTLFIDQLKLGKFVFIGNSIGGSVALQYTFLYPERVQGLILANPGGLDPMDRVKSIFTSFMANLFSQGLKKSWWYKKGLNDYYRYLVLPSDQAREQREKIIASGEEIALILTQAWQSFGNTASDLRYIAPSIKCPVLFTWASQDKIVQLGRCLPTIKQFPNMTLKLFSCGHSPHLETPKEFAIAVITFLEVFESHAATTTNS from the coding sequence ATGAATTATTCTCGGTTGAGAAATTCTCTGGGTGCAACTACTCCTGGTAAATCCATAGAAGTTGACGGAATTAATCTAACTTACAATGATGAAGGTGAAGGTTTAACTATTATCTGTTTACACGCTATTGGTCATGGGGCTGCTGATTTTCAAAAATTACAAACTAACCTTGTTCACAATTATCGTGTAATTACCATTGATTTTCCCTCTCATGGTAATTCAGATGATGATTATCAGCCAGTCAGTTTGCAAAGATATACTAATATATTAACCCTGTTTATAGATCAACTTAAATTAGGTAAATTCGTATTTATTGGTAATTCAATTGGTGGGTCAGTTGCTCTTCAATATACTTTTTTATATCCAGAAAGAGTCCAAGGGCTAATTTTAGCAAATCCGGGAGGGCTTGATCCAATGGATAGGGTAAAAAGCATTTTTACAAGTTTTATGGCTAATCTATTTTCTCAAGGATTAAAAAAATCCTGGTGGTACAAAAAGGGATTAAATGATTATTATCGCTATCTTGTTTTGCCAAGTGATCAAGCCAGAGAACAAAGAGAAAAAATCATTGCTTCAGGGGAGGAAATTGCTTTAATTCTCACTCAGGCTTGGCAAAGTTTTGGTAATACAGCATCTGATCTCAGATATATTGCTCCTAGCATCAAATGTCCTGTACTGTTTACTTGGGCATCTCAGGACAAAATTGTGCAGCTTGGTCGTTGTTTACCAACTATTAAACAATTTCCGAATATGACTCTAAAACTGTTCTCTTGTGGGCATTCTCCTCATCTAGAAACACCCAAAGAATTTGCAATTGCCGTTATCACTTTTCTCGAAGTTTTTGAGAGCCATGCAGCAACAACAACCAATTCTTAA
- a CDS encoding ATP-binding cassette domain-containing protein, producing the protein MQQQQPILKIQGLNYYFGSGNLQRQVLSNICLEILPGEVLIMTGPSGSGKTTLLTLIGGLRSITEGSLMFLGAEMNNASQEMQTQTRRYIGYIFQHYNLLPFLTAEQNVRMALELHNSFSPSQLLEEPKKTLATVGLGDFCEHYPHHLSGGQKQRVSIARALVSRPRLILADEPTAALDSKSGREVVNLMCQLAYEQKCAILIVTHDNRILDVANRRFHVEDGYLSEEII; encoded by the coding sequence ATGCAGCAACAACAACCAATTCTTAAAATTCAAGGTCTTAACTATTACTTTGGCAGTGGCAATCTTCAAAGGCAAGTTTTATCTAATATATGTCTGGAAATTTTACCTGGTGAAGTTTTAATTATGACGGGTCCATCAGGATCAGGTAAAACCACCTTATTAACCTTAATAGGTGGACTAAGAAGTATTACTGAAGGCAGTTTGATGTTTCTGGGAGCAGAGATGAATAATGCTAGTCAGGAAATGCAAACTCAAACTCGTCGCTATATAGGTTATATCTTTCAACATTATAACTTGCTGCCATTTTTAACAGCAGAACAGAATGTCCGCATGGCATTGGAACTGCACAATTCTTTTTCTCCATCTCAATTGTTGGAAGAACCGAAGAAAACACTGGCAACAGTTGGTTTGGGAGATTTTTGTGAACATTATCCTCATCATCTATCTGGGGGACAAAAACAGCGGGTGAGCATTGCTAGAGCTTTAGTTTCACGTCCTAGATTGATATTAGCTGATGAGCCGACTGCGGCTCTTGATAGTAAATCTGGAAGGGAGGTAGTTAATTTAATGTGTCAACTGGCATACGAGCAAAAATGTGCGATTTTGATTGTTACTCATGACAACCGAATTTTAGATGTTGCTAACCGCAGATTTCATGTTGAAGATGGCTATCTAAGTGAAGAAATAATCTAA
- a CDS encoding fatty acyl-AMP ligase, with protein MSNYYADQQNLAAKCSSLLELLRLRSENDPDKVAYTFLADGETETDTLTYGLLDQRARAIAAKLQSCSVLGDRILLIYPSGLEFITAFFGCLYAGVLAVPAYPPRQNHHLSRLESIVFNSQAKIVLTTTSVLANIKNKTITNQILNTLTWLETDTIPTNLASDWQEPIIDRNSLAFLQYTSGSTGMPKGVMVSHSNLLHNLELTYRCFEFKPNNRVLVWLPLYHDMGLIGGVLQPLYAGIPCVLIPPEIFIKKPFCWLQAISRYQATTSGGPNFGYELCIRRTTPEQRASLDLSSWEVAFIGSEPIRAKTLELFFETFKFSGFRQESFYPCYGMAEATLLVSGSIKAQPPLVYPVSAERLQNNQVNLAIEDTPEINCIVGCGHGWLDQNILIVDPESLTPCPPTQVGEIWVSSPSVAQGYWNQPQETEKTFRAYVANTNEGPFLRTGDLGFIQEGELFVTGRLKDLMIFLGRNYYPQDIETTVVESHPALRPDCGSAFSVEIEQREKLVIVQEIERSFLRKLNPEEVITAIRRAVTEQYGLPIHAVLLLKTASLPKTSSGKVQRSACRERFLNHTLEVLSHWKS; from the coding sequence ATGAGCAACTACTATGCTGATCAACAGAATTTGGCAGCTAAATGTTCAAGTCTTTTGGAACTATTGCGCTTGCGGTCTGAAAATGATCCTGATAAAGTAGCTTACACTTTTCTTGCAGATGGTGAAACAGAGACAGATACATTGACCTACGGGTTACTTGATCAACGAGCGCGAGCAATTGCAGCTAAGTTACAATCTTGCTCTGTTCTAGGCGATCGCATATTACTAATTTATCCATCTGGTTTAGAATTTATTACTGCTTTTTTCGGATGTTTATATGCAGGAGTCCTAGCAGTGCCGGCATATCCACCCCGACAGAATCATCACTTATCTAGATTAGAGTCAATTGTCTTTAATTCCCAAGCTAAAATTGTACTGACTACCACATCTGTATTAGCTAATATTAAAAATAAAACTATTACAAATCAGATACTAAATACGCTGACTTGGTTGGAAACTGATACCATTCCTACTAATTTAGCTTCAGATTGGCAAGAACCAATTATAGACAGAAATAGTCTAGCTTTTCTTCAGTACACTTCTGGTTCAACAGGAATGCCAAAAGGAGTCATGGTTAGTCATAGCAACTTACTCCATAATTTAGAATTGACTTATAGATGCTTTGAATTTAAACCTAACAATCGAGTCTTGGTGTGGTTGCCTCTTTACCATGATATGGGCTTAATTGGTGGAGTGCTACAGCCTCTTTATGCAGGGATTCCTTGTGTACTGATACCTCCAGAAATTTTTATTAAAAAACCATTTTGTTGGCTTCAAGCAATTTCTCGCTACCAAGCTACTACTAGTGGTGGACCAAATTTTGGCTATGAACTTTGTATTCGCAGAACTACCCCTGAGCAAAGAGCAAGTTTGGATTTGAGTAGTTGGGAAGTTGCCTTTATTGGTTCTGAACCTATCCGCGCTAAGACATTAGAGCTATTTTTTGAAACCTTTAAATTTTCTGGTTTCCGTCAAGAGTCTTTCTATCCTTGTTATGGAATGGCCGAAGCCACTTTACTTGTGTCGGGAAGTATAAAAGCTCAACCACCACTTGTCTATCCCGTCTCAGCAGAAAGACTGCAAAACAATCAAGTTAATTTGGCGATAGAGGATACCCCGGAAATTAACTGTATTGTTGGTTGTGGACATGGCTGGTTAGACCAAAATATTCTGATTGTTGATCCTGAATCTTTAACTCCTTGTCCACCTACCCAAGTTGGAGAAATTTGGGTATCTAGTCCTAGTGTTGCTCAGGGTTACTGGAATCAACCGCAGGAAACTGAGAAAACATTCCGTGCTTATGTAGCAAACACAAATGAAGGGCCTTTTCTTCGGACTGGTGATCTGGGATTTATCCAAGAAGGTGAATTGTTTGTGACAGGAAGACTTAAAGATTTGATGATATTTTTGGGACGCAATTACTATCCCCAAGATATTGAAACAACTGTAGTAGAAAGCCACCCAGCTTTACGTCCAGATTGTGGATCTGCATTTTCAGTGGAAATTGAGCAGCGGGAAAAACTCGTAATTGTCCAGGAAATAGAGCGTAGTTTTCTTCGGAAACTTAATCCCGAAGAAGTGATTACAGCAATTCGTCGGGCTGTAACTGAGCAATATGGCTTACCTATTCATGCAGTTTTGCTGCTGAAAACAGCAAGTTTACCAAAAACCTCCAGTGGTAAGGTTCAACGGAGTGCTTGTCGAGAAAGGTTTCTCAATCATACTTTGGAAGTTCTCTCACATTGGAAAAGTTGA
- a CDS encoding lipase family protein: MLTSTTTIPAVTNEVRLDHNSVYSEMALLAKEVYGPQAPLTHEREPLTYETGYNPAYSENVGNAAVGRGWHKVSNLELEIPASDIGLSLNGLHYSLVNGFYQAYNDNDVIKSTNSPDIPEANALILRGIVGGKTTLAVVFRGTDQLADVTDYEDFVTQHYAKFAPLTNALKEYATKGGFEQVLLDGHSLGAAMAQIFANDLSSNFPEQQIQLFTFGLPGAEKLAPGGVNQINFVNTHDIVPQSGLLSQNPDSTIAAANILSINSFLAGNILQLLFFQTLASVASKTKPKFSSGATVLLNTSIGAFPSLSEHDLGGTRAVKSILNFHTLTRPLTLVISMKSESCQTMQRT; the protein is encoded by the coding sequence ATGCTCACATCAACTACAACAATTCCAGCAGTGACCAATGAAGTTAGATTAGACCATAACAGTGTCTATTCCGAAATGGCACTATTAGCAAAAGAAGTCTATGGACCGCAAGCACCTCTCACCCATGAACGTGAGCCACTTACCTATGAAACTGGATATAATCCCGCCTACAGTGAAAATGTCGGGAATGCTGCGGTAGGCCGAGGCTGGCACAAGGTATCGAACTTAGAACTGGAAATCCCAGCTTCGGATATCGGTTTGTCACTAAATGGATTGCACTATTCCCTTGTCAATGGATTCTATCAGGCTTACAATGACAATGATGTGATTAAATCCACCAACTCCCCCGACATCCCCGAAGCCAACGCTCTGATTCTCAGGGGTATTGTTGGGGGAAAGACTACCCTTGCTGTTGTCTTTCGTGGTACTGATCAGTTAGCTGATGTTACTGACTATGAAGACTTTGTTACTCAGCATTACGCGAAGTTCGCACCGCTAACTAATGCTCTCAAGGAATATGCGACAAAAGGCGGTTTTGAGCAGGTTCTGCTTGATGGACACAGTTTAGGCGCTGCAATGGCGCAAATCTTCGCTAATGACCTCTCTAGCAACTTTCCCGAGCAACAGATCCAGTTATTTACCTTCGGATTGCCGGGTGCTGAAAAACTTGCACCCGGAGGGGTGAATCAGATTAATTTTGTAAATACTCATGACATTGTTCCCCAATCGGGATTACTCAGTCAAAATCCCGATTCGACGATTGCTGCGGCAAATATCTTATCTATTAATTCATTTTTGGCAGGAAACATCTTGCAGCTATTGTTTTTTCAAACACTAGCCTCGGTAGCCTCAAAAACAAAGCCAAAATTTTCGTCGGGGGCTACAGTTCTTCTCAATACGAGTATTGGGGCTTTTCCTTCCTTAAGTGAACATGATCTGGGGGGGACAAGGGCGGTGAAATCAATCCTGAATTTCCATACATTAACAAGGCCTTTAACCCTGGTTATATCAATGAAGTCCGAAAGTTGTCAGACTATGCAGCGGACATAG